DNA from Quercus lobata isolate SW786 chromosome 1, ValleyOak3.0 Primary Assembly, whole genome shotgun sequence:
TTAAGCAATCTTTGACATAGTTGTGGCccctcaaaaaattaatatttgatttcaTTGTGTAAGCATTCACTCATGCAGCAGCACGTGGTTGTTTCTACTGTCTACATCTTCACATGTTGGCACAAAACCTagttgcaaaataatttttttaatccttgTAGTCTGTGTTTAAATGTACCATTATGTGTGTGTGACTGTGAGTGTTTGTTACATTTTGATTAAGTGATGGTAATGGCTATACTGATCTCTCAATTTTATGTGTATGCAGGAACATTTCTTCTGAGGATTATGGGATATTCGTTATCTTATCATTAAAACTCGCTCTGGCAATGCAAATCATTGGGTTTACTGTAAGGTTGTCGTCCTCATTGTTATGGATTCAGATTTACAGACTGGGGGTTTCATATGTAGACACTACAGGTTATAGAGAAGCAGATTATGATTTAAGAAATAGTTTTCTGAGTCCTGCAACTCCTGCTGTAGTTAGACAACCCTCAAATTCTGATTACATTTTGGGAGGCTCTATCTCTGATCCTGCTTATTACTCGTCCCTCTTTGAAGGTCAAGAAAATAGATGTTCACATGGGGTAGGGTATTCTTCACTTGCACGTAAACAAATACCTATTTGAGTTTTCTTGGATAACTTTCAtgtgtttgttttggatttttttggttaaaattttatttactcaTTGTGTTTGTGCGTACATGCATACTTgtatttgtataaattttggATATAGCTAGTGCTTTGAATTTGTATTAGACAATAGAACAGGGTagaactattaaaaaaattacaggaAAAGTAAAACAACTAGATTTAAATGCTATTGATTACACAAGTGTATCACTTGACCCATATGAGTACGCATCAAGTTCTTTTAATTAGTTGAGAAGGCCTTTGGGAGAGTGTAATCTTCAGTTTATATATGATTTCGTTAATTTCTATGGGATCTGATAGTGATTTAGTAAACTTATTCTTTACTTGTCAAGCAAAGACTTCAAAATTCATACATCAACCATATAACATGATGGTAGATATATCAACCCTCTCATTTCTCTTAACTTTCCAAAGTTGGGTAAAGTTCAAGTTAATTTTTTGCTTCCCAAGCAGTTATGTGTAAGAAATTTTTTGCTTCTCACCAATTGGTGCTGAACAATCAAACTGACATTTTTTTTCCGATAACCCGCATTCAGAGTTGGGCTAAGTTTGAACCTTCAAAAACAACTGTTAAAAGGATTCCTTTGCAAGAACACCACAATGCAAGCATGGATGGGTCATCCTTTCGAGTGGATCAGCAGCATTTTAACCCTCACATGCTGGATGTTTCAGCAACTGAGCGCCCACTGGTTCACACAACCCCTTCAACCTATTCATCTCAAGACAAAGGTGAGCCAAACAAAGTGAGAACCACAAAGTTCTTCTGACTTACATTTAGAAGCTTAATAAGAAACAGTGGCTGATCATTGCTCTTCTATTTGAATTGTGTATTCTGCAGGCATTCAGGATACATCTACAAAACGAACCTCTAAGAACCCAATTCAATTCACACAGGAGAATGAGCTTCCAGCACCATCAAGTAGTAAAGAAACTACGCTTACTTCCACAATTGGAACTACTAAGGATAAGGCTTCAACTACAAAAGGTTCACTTTTTGAATCTGGAGAAAATAATGACATTCCATTCTCTTCCACATTTGATGTTTCTGCAGTGCCCACCCTGAGTGGAAAATTTCAGTTTAACGTTCCTGCTAGTACAAGTGAGCCTGGTGAAAATGTGCTAGTTTCTTCTACATCTTTGGTACTTTCAGCTCCATCATCTCCAATGATCAAGTCAATGACAGCTCCTCAATCCTCATCAGCTACTCCAACCTTTTTATCTCCAATGCCCCTGAGCAGACCTTTCACCACTTCTAATGCAATTGCAGATGCTAACCTAACAGTGCCAACATCCTCATCATCAGCTTCCCCTTCTTTAATTACCTCTTCCTCTGGTTCCTCTTCTTTGCAGGCTCCTAAAACATCGGTGCCCTTATCTACTCCAATATCCGAGTCTCCTAAGACAGAGCTTCAACCTCCTATGGCCAAATCTAGTTTGAAAACAGATAAGGATGCTAGTAAACAAGTATCATCTCTGCAGTCTGAGCCTCCCAAAGGTGAAATTGAATCTAAGCTTGAACCTTCAGTAACAACTGACCCTACAATTGAAATTTCAACCAGTCTGACATCTGGAAGCCAGCCCAGTTTCAGTAACTTGGCAAACCCTGCATCTAATGTGACATTGAATGCTCAACCAGCACAGCCATCTACTGCACGTGTTCTATTCCCAACACCACTCCCAACTTCTGGGAGCACAACTGGAGAAAAGAATGAAAGTTTGGATGTTGCAGAAGCAGAAGAGGATGAGATGGAGGAGGAGGCTCCTGAGACAAGTAACACAGCAGAACTTAGTTTGGGAAGCCTTGGTGCATTTGGTATTGGCTCAACCCCTACTGCAACTGCTCCAAAATCAAATCCATTTGGTGGTCCATTTGGTAATGCATCATCAAGTCCGATGAGCTCAGCATTTGATATGACGGTTCCTAGTGGACAGCTGTTTCGTCCTGCATCTTTTAGCTTCCAGTCTCCGCAGTCTTCACAACCATCTCAACCAACAAATTCGAGTGCATTCTCTGGTGGTTTCAGTACTGGAACAACAGCTCAAGCTCCAACTCAAACTGCCTTTGGCCAGCCAGCACAGATTGGATCAGGACGGCAAGCACTGGGATCCGTTCTTGGGTCTTTTGGACAGCCAAGACAGATTGGTACCAGTCTACCAGGTACAGGTTTTGGATCTCCCAGtggttttggtggtggtggcttcACCGGCACTAGTTCCCCTGGTGGGTTTTCAAGTGCTGCTACTGGTGGTGGCTTTGCTGGTATATCATCTACCGGTGGTGGGTTTGCTGGTGTGGCTTCGGGGGTTGCCGGATTTGCAAGTGTAGCTTCAGCTGGTGGGTCTGGGGGATTTTCTGGTGGTGGGTTTGCTGGTGCTCTCTCAGCTGGTGGTGGATTTTCCGGTGCTCCTGCAGCTGGTGGTGGATTTGCCAGTGCTCCCGCAGCTGGTGGTGGATTTGCCGGTGCTCCCGCAGCTGGTGGTGGATTTGGGGCTTTCAACAGCGAACAAGGAAGTGGTTTTTCTGCTTTCAGAGGATGGAGGACCGGAAAACCTACCGAGCTCTTTACACAGATTAGAAAATagttattttgggttttggctaaAAGCTCATAGGAAGCTTAATTTGATCACAAAAGTACCATTCCAATGAAGGCAGTTACTTGACAACCACCTAGAAGTGGTAAATGATAGATTCACTGGGTCATTGGCTGTTCATCTTATCATGCTATGTGTCATAAGATTCCGAGTCGCGTACATTGATATAAACTTCTAATAGgttaaagttttttgtttttttattatttttaaacacAAGTGTAGGAGCAACTAGCAAGTCAAACTACTCTAGCTGCTCCGAAGTGTGTCACTGGCGGTTGTTCCCCTTTTTTCCTTGCATGCCAGTACCGGTCCCTAAGGAGACCATGCATAGACTGGTGATGAGCCATGTTGTACACTTCTCTGGTGTTTCTTATTGATGAACGACCAAAACATGCATAGTTGAAACGTGAGCCCGTCCAAATGGGAGCGCAGATCAAGTCATTCATTGATCAGATTTGCCCATTTTATATATGTGCTTGTTTTGCCATTGTCAAAATTATTTAGCTATTGAGATTTGGTACGTAGAGAATGAGATCGTAATGTAGATAATATAACGTAATTAAGGAGCTCATCAAATAGCAAAGGCTTGTGGCTCCCCTGGCCTTAATTTGGGTCAGCCGAATGCAGCTATAAATGCTCCGatgtattcttaaaaaaaaaaaaaaaaaaaaaaaaaaaaaaaaaaaaacaccgatGTGGATTGTGTATGAAGTATGAACCTGCATTTGCGTAGGGCCGGATTGTCGAGAGTCTTTGTTAATGTGGATTGGGTTTCTTGGGGGAGCCATGCAGGTGTTAAACTTCAAACCCAGGACAAAAGCCTTTTTAAGCAGCTTCTCTACAAAATTCAGTCcagattcttttttattcttagtTTCCTCAGTTATTTCCTAAACTATCCCAAGCAATCGACTAATCCTACAAGTGCAGTCTCTTGTCTCACACTTTTGAAGAATGAAATAGACAAATTTGATGAATGAATGACTTGATCTGCTCCATTCAAAGAGCTCCAACTAGAGTGGATGTGGATGGCATTAAGAatttaagggtccgtttggttggaggagtagaaaagtgagaggatggaaaagtgagaggatagaaaagatttgattttccctcatgtgtgtttggttggagagaaaaaatggaggatggaaaatgtagtttatataaattaactatCATGTCCTTATTATATAAtagtggaaaagtgagagagGTAGATGAGTGTAATAAAGTTGAGGTATTTGTGTAAAATACATTTCTCATCACTTTTCCTTCCTcattttcctcccaatttgggaggataaaaaaaatagaccCAGAGGGaaaactttctctcctattttctgTCTCTCCTATTTTCTTTCCTCAACCAAACAGTGAAAAACAGCATTTTCCACACTATTTTCTCTcactattttctatcctcccttttttcaccccaaccaaacacaccctaagatCCTAATTATGAGAAACTATTACGCACTCACGCACAACACCTCCctcttacaaaaaaaatggaaatctCATGTACAGGAACCATAGATAGAACCACCTTTTATGTGATGGAAGGAAAATGCACATGTACACATAATAATTTTCCTGTTTCTCAGTGTTTTTGTACTACTACTACTGAAGGAGGGAAGGATTCTGTCGTATTAAGCACATGTAAACCAATCACACCCTCAGACAAATTAATGTATCCGACTCCATTTCCCATGAATCTTAACTTTGTCATCTTCCCTTTCGGGATTACAAAATTTCGTGACTTGCACTATTCCTTGACACAGATCAGAAGTTGGCAGCCATTATAATCTCAAAGAAGTATTCAGTTGATACCTGCCAACTAAAATGATTATACTGGGAGAGGAAGAGGGGTAGTGACAAATTATCAAGCAGACTTATCCGCTGGTGTTTGTGTTCAACAATATAAAGTAACCAAGAAGTATAACAAACTAAGCCAACGGAAACCAAAATCGATTTTAACTATCAGAACTACGAATGTCAGAAAATGAAAGCCCCAACATCCTCCCTTATTACACATCTCCTTTCCTTTTGCATTACAGGGGTTGAATGaagaagagagggaaaaaaaaagggagcgAGAGGCAGGGTTCATCAAGATATTCTTCTTATTAATCACACAGGAACCCCCAAATCAGAAATCTTCATTATCCGTTTGTTTATTGCAGTCCTCTGCCGCTTCAGATGTGCTGTCATAGTAGCAACCTGGTTTTGAAGGGGGCAACAATTTCATTATGACAACTAATCATGATGTAATATAAATGTGGAAAAGCATTAGAAGAAAAATGACAGCATATATGAGGACAATGTTTGACTTGCCTCTGCTCGAAGTTTCAAAGCCTCCCTACCAGGGATTTCTCGCAGCCCATCCatcaaatctaaaacaaaatgtaataataaattagtaCACCACGTAGGATACAAGGAGCTCAAGgaataaaaagattaaagacAAAAGAAGTTTTCTATTAGGTTTTACTTTAAGGGGAGGCCTAATTTGAATACTTCATGTTTCTTGGAATTAGGCAGCCACTGCTTTGGAACCTTGCACTTTCTTAAGTTTCAAGCATCGTCTTTAATTTTAATAAGCTTTACTATCAGCTATAGTTATGGCCCATGGGTCCTATCATGAGTTCgcttatttctttctctttctctcttatttaCTTTAGTTATGAGACACAACCAGACCAAAACAGTGCCATTAATAACAACACCAATCAATCCACAAAAGAAAACGCAAAAGTTACTACACATTTTGCTACAAAAtgtttacaaactaatgtggcaatgaatgtgattgctagacttcaacataataaatgaatattggagacacattagtttgtaaggGTTTTTACTCATCCATAAAATCCTAACTCAACATTCCATCACTTGAAAACCCAAAAGCTCCTAAGCTTTCAGTGTTGATCTTGGACTGCTGTTCACAGTTCTCACCACAGCCACCAAGACTTGCTTCCATACTTTTTTTGAACCCCAAGCCATAGCCATTTTGTTACACCATTAAAAGCACAAACCccttatatttctttcttaaacTTTTCCTGCCATTATCCTCTCTTCCCAGTAACCCCTCATAGAGCATCCTAATTTGCAGCTGCCTGAAAATTCCTGCACCTCCAATTTGACTTTTGAAATTATTCCAATTAGAGAACTTTTTAATCCTTAACCTTGTAATGGACAAATCCCAAAATCTAAAGCCACTATAAGCCAACCTATATTGAGCACAGCAAAACCTGAACTCCAAATAATAAGCCATCCTACATCAGCACCTTCAGCTAGTGCATTAAATATAAAACAAGTGAACATTATAAGCCATCCTACATCAGCACCTTCAGCTAGTGCATTAGATATAAAACAAGTGAACATTATACACCACATATTCCCAACATcaagaccccccccccccccctcctctctCTTAAGAAACAGAAAAGGACCAGCAAAATCACctagagagagaggaaaagaggaacatattaaaaaatggtGATGAACCACTTTGCTCTCCTTTTGCACCATCTCACTCGCTACCTAGCTGAAGAAGATCACAcgataaataaaaatcattatcaaACAGCAATGTACTTGAACagaatttttaggtttttattattatcttttctttccaaGATTTTTAAACATCTAAAAGTGGAAACTTACAAGGTCACAGTAAGAAAAAAGAACCTCTTCTGTCTTACTCATGGAAAGTTATTCTGTATTTTCCACTTTCCAACCATATATAAATCCCTCTTTTCAGTAACTAAGAACATGATATGGTGAAACCAGAAAGGTTTTTTAATAGGTAAGTCACACATGCACCCTCACCCTTCACCCATTCTTATTGGCGCAAGACAGAAGCCTCATTGGATTACAATACCAATTTTGATGTAGGATCTTTAGGAATTCAACGCTAAATTAGATTTCTTGATGAGATCTTGAAGGATTCTTGATTATTAGATGTTTAAGGGTTTAGGTGGATTTAGGTTATAAAAAGATTGGATCTTGAATGTTTTTCATGACTATTTGGTAAAAACAGTGAATAGAGTGAAAAATGAGTTTAGATAGGAGAAGGCAATCACACCCTCAAAACTTAAATAAGGTGTTggatttttataaaaatcaatCTCActatttcttccttttattgAATACATAAAGACTTTTTTATAGGCCATTTTTGTTGTTACTCCTAGAGAGGTTAGGAATCCTAAATAACTTTTCCCTTGAAAGACAAGTACTCCCAATAATAGAGAAGCTCAATTAAGAATTTctaaattaaatagaaaaagaacttataacataaaataagaTTCATGGACTTTTGGTAAAGCCAAGGACAGCCCAGTCTAGAAATTCTGGAATTTACCAATTTGTCCCTATTCTAGTAAACTAAATTAAATCTGATCAAGAAACTTTCTAACATAAAGAAACTTAATAGTAAGactaaataaaaactaaggTAGTTTTTTAAAGGTGCCAAGAAAACCTCACATCAAAACTAGACCACAATTCTCGAATCTTTTGATATTTAATCTTACTTTTCCTTTAACTGTTTGCATCACTTATGGGAGAAGATTCAGTGTCATTTGAGCTAAAGGCCATTGGTGTAAATTTATCAAAAGCAAACCTTGAATAGGCTACAGACCAGAACACAGCACAAATTACAGCGCCAAGCTAAAGAAGAATGCCTGATGATGGTCCTACCACCTCATTAACCATAAAACAAAATGGAGGGGGAAAGGAAACAAGAGAGTCAAGAATGCATACCTGCAGCTTGAGTTTCAACCTTGTAGACTGATTTCGCAAGGCGTTGAATTTGACTTCCAGCATTCCTACACATATTACTTGGTGTCATCGGTTgcaatagaaacaaaaatagccGTGTACTTATTTAAGGGTACTTAAATCACTTCTACCTGAGCTCAGTATGGCCGTATTTCATATCCTTTTCAGCGAGTTCTGCCCTTTCAAGCAATTTTTTGCTCTCCTTCTTCATTAGATCAACTGAAATATTAAAATCCTTTACATTCTTCTCTGCTTTAACAAACTGTGCCTGCATTTGTATTTGTAGCCCACCAATTAGTTAACCATAGACATATTTTCGTTAATGGTGGTATAGTAGGTATACCAAGTTATCGCTGCAAACCCCAagatattattaatattattacaGCAAGGGATAAAAAAAACAGGGGGAAAGAAtccaaagaaaggaaaatgtatCAAAAGTTTAGAAGAATACAATCCTTAATATTGAAATACATGAAGCCTAGGACCAGGTTTCTGAGTACTAAACCAAGTTGCAATTGCAGATTATGTGGGGAGATACAGAAACAGTTATCTATAATATTCATAGGCAAAGGAAGCATCTATTCAAATTTAACAGAAAGACACCTCCTCACTTTGTAGTCGACTGAATGTATGACGAAACAAGAACCTTCTCGGACCTGCAAACAAGACAAAACTCTTAAGGATCGATTTAGATAAGATTTACAAGGCAACAGTAGTCTTGtctaccctttaaaaaaataaaagagttatcTAGACTGATCAAGAGTTCGTTATTCAAGAAGACATGCAAGGAACCAGACATCACCTGAATAATGCACTTACATGCACGTACATAGGAGGTTCAACAATCCAATAATCAACAAACTAACAATACAGCTGATTACATTTTAGCTTAAATCTCTAACTTCACAAAGTATAAATATAACAGGGACAGGACAAGGGAAAAGTGCCAAAAGATATAACCACGTTTTAGTCTAAACAAAAGCACTAGAATCCGTTTAGCATAAAATTACAAGAATGAGGATTTTAAAAAAGACCTTATTGGATTGATTGTCACTTGTCAGCCATGGaaaatctttctttattttctattgttgATTTATTAGATTTATGTAACTTTTGTAACTGATTGTTTACAATAGTATATTTCCTATATACTTGGTTGACTCGTTTTTCTCGATTTACACGATtgtattacttatcaaaaaaagagacCCCATTAAAGAGTGTAAATTAGGCAGGAAAAGTGTTCAGTAGAATCTGGCAGTTGCTTGTACAATTTCTCTAGTTTTGAAAGACCAAACATCAGTTTTAATTATATAAGTGGAATTATCAAACCCCACTAATAATTCAACATCCCTCCCTAGCCTTATTATGTTTGTTTGAATAGAGTATAATAAAGATGAATGAATGAAAGTAATAGTAAATAGCTGATAGTAGGTAGTAGCTACCTGGAAGAAGAATGAAAGCAGAGGTTAAGGCAATACCAGCAGCCTCAGCTGGATGTTCCCTCACACGCATTACCTCATCtgaaatcatcatcatcatcatcatcatcatgattCATCAAGTGTTGTTAGTCATAGTTTAGTTAGATCAGATggcccaaataaaataaaacccattaATAAAAACGACCCAAATACTGATTATAGTTTAGAGAGTTGAGTTGACCTTTAATTTTGGAGACGAAAGCATCTTCATAGCTTCTGTACTGAGATAAAGCATGTGGTACAAAGTCCTGTAACACCATTGATGACCCgtatttgttttttcaaattgCTTGGCTTAAAGAGAGTGAATTGTGAAAGTAAAATATGGGTAAAGCGGGAAGCGACCTGTAAGGTACGGAGATGAGTGGAAGAGTTGTGTTGGAGAGAACGAGTGGATTCGATCACAGTGCGTTGCAGATCCTCTGCCATTGATGCTATTgatgttgaagaagaagatgatgatgattcaGATGATGATAAAGCTTCCTTCTTTTGCTGCTGCTCTGAAGAATCTGATACTGATACTGGTGCTGAAGCCGAAGCTTCTTCACCACTCGACGCCGTCTCTgccatttcttcttctcttttggttttgctttgttttgtttttttgcatgAGCTTTCTGTTTTCTTCGTTTGGTGATTATAGTTGAGCCTCTAGGCCCTGTAATAAGTATAAGCCCATCAAATATCCACATTGAGCCcatatttttggaatttgggCTTTAGACAAGCCCAAGTTGGAACCATGTAGTCCATTAAGGAGAAACCTTTAATTTAAGGGTTTTTACAATGTGCTATTATTTAAGTGTAGTGGTCTTGATCATGATTCATGAAACATCTAAACCCAACCCGACTCGACCATTCCATGTGAGTTGGATTGCATTGGGTTGGGCCAACCTATGCACATCCCTACTTATGTCTTTtactaaattataatttatttttattattattttttttttggatacaatgaaaattattacaatatttgGATTAAATGAATATGGTTGCAAGGCCCACTCACTCCCATGAGAGCACATGAAAAAAGACAGAATAGTGCAGTAGACCTATGCATCCACTCACTccatcaaaagaaagaaatagaatcctgatgggacaagtatttcCCTTCTTACTCCACTACACAAATGAGTAGTAGGAAAGAACCCTAGCTTCTATTGATGGGACTGACGAACTCTTTTTCCTTGGACGACCTCATCAAATACATTCATCCACCTCGACACGGCATGGACAAAGGTAGGCAAGTCATTAATAAGAGAATTCAATATTTCGGACAGTTACCAATTAGCTGTCAGACCGTTGGAAGCTCATCAAAACTCGCATTAATAAGCCCTAAGGCATTACAGGAAGAGCACTAAAGCCACAATTAAGGCCCCAACAGCTAGAAACTATGAAGCTACATATACACACTCATTAGAAACAAACAAGGTACATAGATTCACCCAAAAATACTCTTACATAGATACTCTAATATTCAGAActttcttattttctctcaaCAAGCTTCTATACACTAACTTTGGCATCAGAAACGTTGTAGCATGCACCACACTAGTGACCACCTTAGGAGAGACTTTGTCCTACGATTGCAGGAATAATGACGAAGACTCAACTCCATTTGGACAAACCAACAAGACTAACGATTTACGCATCATCATTTATAAATAGGTTATCTCCCCTATCACAATGAGggacaaaaattaaagagaaaagagagtgtGTGAAGTGTAAATATCAACTTGTAACTACTTTCATCGGTTGACCCTTTTATTGAGGATTTTCTTCCCATAATCTTTAAATTAATTGTAACAATCATTGCTGCTATTCCTTAgcattttttactcacacacaAGTGATAAGTGATATGGGTTTAAATCCAACTTGCACCAAAAAAATCATccttaaatgataaaaaaattagtaatcaTTATGAGGCTGCCATAagtcttaaattttaaatcctattgtaagaaaaaaaatcaaacaaacgaGTACTATTGACAACTTTGCCTATTCTCTAATCTTCTATTCAACTTTCAATTTCTAGAATTTTGATAACTATGGTTCAAAATTACCTCTAAATTTCATTCTAAATCATCCAgataaaaaccaacaaaaagtCTTGCACTAGATTACCACCCCTACTTTCATGATATCTCAAAACATTATGTTCCTACTTactacaccttttttttttaaattattatatataagagCATCCCCATCAGTatgtgcaaaaaaatttctattttacacatctaaaacctactttttctatattacacatccatttttacaaaacacccacatcagtttatctattctacacatttattcaataaaatattcattattttacattttttttattattttctcactcatggcctctctctctctctctctctctctcagacccaaccaccatcatcatcacccAGCCACCGTCAAGCTGAAACCCAGATTTGTTTACTtgctttgtgcttttttttgtttctcattcTCATGGTTGATCGAAGTTGAAACCCAGACCCATTCAACCTAAAACCCAAGGTTGATCGGAGCGAAGGTTGCGAAGGTTGATTAGACCCATTCCTTTGTTGTGGCTGCGAATGTTGATCAAACTCGAAACCTAAATGCTTGAAGAAAGAAGAGCTTACAGATGAGTGGTTGAAGCAGAGAGTCAATGAGGAGTaatagagagagaaggaaaaagaagcaaagacaagagggagaaaaaatgagaaaaacggAGACCAACCagagacaagagagagagagaaaattaataaaataatacatggATGAGCTACAATaactgtgcatatatgcacgatTACAGTAGCAATTATGCATAAATACACAATTTTACACAAGCTGATGTAGTGTTTTTTTAGGGCCAAAATGTGTTAAATGAgtaaatttttctattttacaaaattatacACAAGCTAATGTGGTTGCTCTAATGGCGCTAACTAGTTACTACACATGAGTTAAAAAAAGGTGCAACAAGTAGCATAATAAGAACTTAAGAAGATCAATTGTACCTACAATTTATTAACATCATTTTATGgtgtagataaaaaaaaagggtgtgtcacttgaagaaactagtcactaAAATGCCACTTGTTTCTTCAGTCTTCACATGCATGTGACTGTA
Protein-coding regions in this window:
- the LOC115976926 gene encoding uncharacterized protein LOC115976926, yielding MMTFLRDYDRLQSFAVILIYIQIGCTLIGSLGALYNGVLLINLGIALFALVAIESRNQKLSRTYAVLLCCALPLDVSWFILFTHDIWNISSEDYGIFVILSLKLALAMQIIGFTVRLSSSLLWIQIYRLGVSYVDTTGYREADYDLRNSFLSPATPAVVRQPSNSDYILGGSISDPAYYSSLFEGQENRCSHGSWAKFEPSKTTVKRIPLQEHHNASMDGSSFRVDQQHFNPHMLDVSATERPLVHTTPSTYSSQDKGEPNKAFRIHLQNEPLRTQFNSHRRMSFQHHQVVKKLRLLPQLELLRIRLQLQKVHFLNLEKIMTFHSLPHLMFLQCPP
- the LOC115976948 gene encoding RGS1-HXK1-interacting protein 1; its protein translation is MAETASSGEEASASAPVSVSDSSEQQQKKEALSSSESSSSSSSTSIASMAEDLQRTVIESTRSLQHNSSTHLRTLQDFVPHALSQYRSYEDAFVSKIKDEVMRVREHPAEAAGIALTSAFILLPGPRRFLFRHTFSRLQSEEAQFVKAEKNVKDFNISVDLMKKESKKLLERAELAEKDMKYGHTELRNAGSQIQRLAKSVYKVETQAADLMDGLREIPGREALKLRAEVATMTAHLKRQRTAINKRIMKISDLGVPV